A single genomic interval of Electrophorus electricus isolate fEleEle1 chromosome 2, fEleEle1.pri, whole genome shotgun sequence harbors:
- the asb18 gene encoding ankyrin repeat and SOCS box protein 18 isoform X2, translating to MSLDIRFDYSVESVFVQTLKSTLDKKDFKSVAALLKSLTKENPDAVIELSNDDWMKDPSVQLSPAVLVGLWSLEYKRELTSPLCIAAAQGFKECLQYLLEHGAHPNLNAGGKAAIHEACANANTECAELLLEHGANPNQLTEDGLTPLHLCRTPQSLRCAKALVRHGARVDLPSEEEEELPLHVAARHGLTKHAQLYLRYGAHINHTSCSGETPLGVACVEAHEKMGGQEDQLCHIQLCCLLLTYGANVNLADKEHRTPLHKAARSVQISLVQLLLDHGADVNAIDYNGCSPLSVVLQSSVVRQERQPHVVVQTLLNRGSIKVWPQALLKVLTACAAAPKTVEVLLNSYNDVPVTSKWVEAIPEDIFHLYRTFYESLFALENKPRSLQHLCRSTVRKHLGKYCYLFVPQLPLPMMLQEYLLLEPKGYIS from the exons ATGTCTTTAGATATAAGGTTCGATTATTCTGTGGAGTCAGTATTTGTACAGACATTAAAAagtactttggataaaaaggaCTTTAAAAGTGTGGCAGCTCTTCTCAAAAGTCTAACCAAAGAAAACCCAGATGCTGTTATTGAGCTGTCCAATGATGACTGGATGAAAGATCCCAGTGTTCAGCTTTCTCCAGCTGTGTTGGTGG GCCTTTGGTCCTTGGAATATAAGCGGGAACTGACAAGCCCACTCTGTATAGCTGCAGCTCAAGGCTTTAAGGAGTGCCTACAGTATTTGCTTGAGCATGGCGCTCACCCCAATCTCAACGCGGGAGGAAAGGCCGCCATTCATGAGGCATGTGCAAATGCCAATACTGAGTGTGCCGAGCTACTCTTGGAACATGGAGCCAATCCTAACCAGCTGACGGAGGATGGGCTGACACCCTTACATCTCTGCAGAACACCCCAGTCCCTTCG CTGTGCTAAGGCCCTGGTGCGTCATGGTGCCAGGGTGGATCTGcccagtgaggaggaggaagagcttCCATTGCATGTGGCAGCAAGGCATGGCCTGACAAAGCATGCCCAACTCTACTTGCGATATGGAGCACATATCAATCACACCAGTTGCTCAGGTGAAACGCCATTAGGGGTCGCATGTGTGGAAGCCCATGAAAAGATGGGAGGTCAGGAAGACCAACTCTGCCATATTCAACTCTGCTGTCTTCTTCTGACTTATGGAGCTAATGTTAACCTTGCTGACAAGGAACATCGCACTCCTCTGCATAAAGCTGCCCGCAGCGTCCAGATTAGTTTGGTGCAGCTTCTTTTGGATCATGGGGCAGATGTCAACGCCATTGACTACAATGGCTGCTCACCACTGTCTGTTGTGCTGCAAAGCTCTGTGGTCCGTCAGGAGCGGCAGCCACACGTTGTTGTACAGACACTGTTAAACCGTGGGTCCATTAAAGTATGGCCACAGGCATTGCTTAAG gtcTTAACAGCCTGTGCAGCAGCACCTAAAACTGTAGAGGTTCTACTGAACTCCTACAATGATGTTCCAGTAACATCTAAATGGGTTGAAGCCATACCTGAGGATATTTTCCAT CTTTACAGGACATTTTATGAATCTCTCTTTGCGCTGGAAAATAAACCGCGCAGTTTACAGCACCTGTGTAGATCTACAGTAAGAAAACACCTTGGGAAATATTGCTACTTATTCGTTCCCCAGCTTCCTCTTCCAATGATGCTACAGGAATATCTACTTTTAGAACCTAAAGGCTACATCAGCTAG
- the asb18 gene encoding ankyrin repeat and SOCS box protein 18 isoform X1 has translation MCSAGGETHVFSHVVTSPCLTDRRRSSLDSKKNSSKGDNKQPGMDFICPSVLADMLGHHWRDLQNGFSDPEEFNKILVFQSNELLWTAQKRGLWSLEYKRELTSPLCIAAAQGFKECLQYLLEHGAHPNLNAGGKAAIHEACANANTECAELLLEHGANPNQLTEDGLTPLHLCRTPQSLRCAKALVRHGARVDLPSEEEEELPLHVAARHGLTKHAQLYLRYGAHINHTSCSGETPLGVACVEAHEKMGGQEDQLCHIQLCCLLLTYGANVNLADKEHRTPLHKAARSVQISLVQLLLDHGADVNAIDYNGCSPLSVVLQSSVVRQERQPHVVVQTLLNRGSIKVWPQALLKVLTACAAAPKTVEVLLNSYNDVPVTSKWVEAIPEDIFHLYRTFYESLFALENKPRSLQHLCRSTVRKHLGKYCYLFVPQLPLPMMLQEYLLLEPKGYIS, from the exons ATGTGCTCAGCAGGTGGGGAAACACATGTTTTCAGTCATGTAGTGACCTCTCCATGCCTCACAGACAGAAGGCGGTCTTCTTTAGACAGTAAAAAGAACAGCAGCAAGGGAGACAACAAGCAACCAGGGATGGATTTTATTTGTCCCTCTGTCCTGGCCGATATGCTGGGTCACCACTGGAGAGACTTGCAGAATGGCTTCTCTGACCCTGAGGAGTTCAATAAGATTCTAGTGTTCCAAAGTAATGAGCTGCTGTGGACTGCACAGAAACGTG GCCTTTGGTCCTTGGAATATAAGCGGGAACTGACAAGCCCACTCTGTATAGCTGCAGCTCAAGGCTTTAAGGAGTGCCTACAGTATTTGCTTGAGCATGGCGCTCACCCCAATCTCAACGCGGGAGGAAAGGCCGCCATTCATGAGGCATGTGCAAATGCCAATACTGAGTGTGCCGAGCTACTCTTGGAACATGGAGCCAATCCTAACCAGCTGACGGAGGATGGGCTGACACCCTTACATCTCTGCAGAACACCCCAGTCCCTTCG CTGTGCTAAGGCCCTGGTGCGTCATGGTGCCAGGGTGGATCTGcccagtgaggaggaggaagagcttCCATTGCATGTGGCAGCAAGGCATGGCCTGACAAAGCATGCCCAACTCTACTTGCGATATGGAGCACATATCAATCACACCAGTTGCTCAGGTGAAACGCCATTAGGGGTCGCATGTGTGGAAGCCCATGAAAAGATGGGAGGTCAGGAAGACCAACTCTGCCATATTCAACTCTGCTGTCTTCTTCTGACTTATGGAGCTAATGTTAACCTTGCTGACAAGGAACATCGCACTCCTCTGCATAAAGCTGCCCGCAGCGTCCAGATTAGTTTGGTGCAGCTTCTTTTGGATCATGGGGCAGATGTCAACGCCATTGACTACAATGGCTGCTCACCACTGTCTGTTGTGCTGCAAAGCTCTGTGGTCCGTCAGGAGCGGCAGCCACACGTTGTTGTACAGACACTGTTAAACCGTGGGTCCATTAAAGTATGGCCACAGGCATTGCTTAAG gtcTTAACAGCCTGTGCAGCAGCACCTAAAACTGTAGAGGTTCTACTGAACTCCTACAATGATGTTCCAGTAACATCTAAATGGGTTGAAGCCATACCTGAGGATATTTTCCAT CTTTACAGGACATTTTATGAATCTCTCTTTGCGCTGGAAAATAAACCGCGCAGTTTACAGCACCTGTGTAGATCTACAGTAAGAAAACACCTTGGGAAATATTGCTACTTATTCGTTCCCCAGCTTCCTCTTCCAATGATGCTACAGGAATATCTACTTTTAGAACCTAAAGGCTACATCAGCTAG
- the LOC113574617 gene encoding LIM and senescent cell antigen-like-containing domain protein 1 isoform X2: MEAKNQGIPDNGGMRVHQNVVQESQNGEETEAPLLKSPRRRSDIKVYKEFCDFYARFNMANALANAICELCKTGFAPAEKIVNSNGELYHEQCFVCAQCFQPFPEGLFYEFEDRKYCEHDFQMLFAPCCNKCGEFITGRVIKAMNSSWHPDCFCCDICLAVLANVGFAKHAGRPLCRPCHNREKASELGRYICQKCYTIIDERPLIFKNDPYHPDHFGCTKCGKELTADARELKHELYCLPCHDKMGVPICGACRRPIEGRVVNALDKQWHVEHFVCSKCEKPFLGHRHYERRGLAYCETHYNQLFGDVCHHCNRVIEGEVISALNKAWCITCFCCSTCSSKLTLNAMKKCQKI; encoded by the exons ATGGAGGCTAAGAATCAGGGAATTCCTGATAACGGAGGCATGCGGGTGCACCAGAATGTGGTCCAGGAGAGTCAGAATGGTGAAGAGACAGAAGCGCCACTCCTTAAATCTCCAAGGAGACGTAGTGACATAAAAGTCTACAAGGAGTTTTGTGACTTCTATGCTCGCTT CAATATGGCAAATGCTCTTGCTAATGCTATTTGTGAACTTTGCAAGACTGGCTTTGCCCCTGCCGAGAAAATTGTAAACAGCAATGGAGAGTTGTACCATGAACAGTGCTTTGTATGTGCACAATGCTTCCAACCGTTTCCAGAAGGGCTATTTTATGAG TTTGAGGACAGAAAATACTGTGAGCATGATTTCCAGATGCTGTTTGCGCCTTGCTGTAATAAGTGTG GGGAGTTCATTACTGGCCGTGTCATTAAGGCCATGAACAGTAGCTGGCATCCAGACTGTTTCTGCTGTGATATCTGCCTGGCTGTGCTCGCTAATGTTGGCTTTGCAAAGCATGCCGGCAG ACCTCTGTGTCGCCCATGCCACAACCGTGAGAAAGCCAGTGAACTTGGCAGATATATTTGCCAGAAGTGTTACACCATCATTGATGAACGACCTCTTATCTTCAAGAATGACCCCTACCACCCTGACCACTTTGGCTGCACCAAATGTGG TAAAGAGCTGACTGCTGATGCAAGAGAGCTAAAACATGAGCTTTACTGCTTGCCGTGCCATGATAAGATGGGTGTGCCAATCTGTGGAGCCTGCAGGAGACCCATAGAAGGCAGGGTGGTCAATGCTCTGGACAAGCAATGGCATGTTGAG cattTTGTGTGTTCTAAGTGTGAAAAACCATTTCTGGGCCACCGGCATTATGAGCGCAGAGGTTTGGCTTACTGTGAGACACACTACAATCAG CTCTTCGGGGATGTCTGTCACCACTGCAACCGAGTCATTGAGGGAGAAG TCATTTCAGCACTGAATAAAGCCTGGTGCATCACCTGTTTTTGCTGCTCCACCTGCAGTAGCAAGCTGACCCTAAA TGCTATGAAAAAATGCCAGAAGATCTGA
- the LOC113574617 gene encoding LIM and senescent cell antigen-like-containing domain protein 1 isoform X1: MEAKNQGIPDNGGMRVHQNVVQESQNGEETEAPLLKSPRRRSDIKVYKEFCDFYARFNMANALANAICELCKTGFAPAEKIVNSNGELYHEQCFVCAQCFQPFPEGLFYEFEDRKYCEHDFQMLFAPCCNKCGEFITGRVIKAMNSSWHPDCFCCDICLAVLANVGFAKHAGRPLCRPCHNREKASELGRYICQKCYTIIDERPLIFKNDPYHPDHFGCTKCGKELTADARELKHELYCLPCHDKMGVPICGACRRPIEGRVVNALDKQWHVEHFVCSKCEKPFLGHRHYERRGLAYCETHYNQLFGDVCHHCNRVIEGEVISALNKAWCITCFCCSTCSSKLTLKDKFVEIDLKPVCKQCYEKMPEDLKRRLTKQEHDSKDRKKRTGICL; this comes from the exons ATGGAGGCTAAGAATCAGGGAATTCCTGATAACGGAGGCATGCGGGTGCACCAGAATGTGGTCCAGGAGAGTCAGAATGGTGAAGAGACAGAAGCGCCACTCCTTAAATCTCCAAGGAGACGTAGTGACATAAAAGTCTACAAGGAGTTTTGTGACTTCTATGCTCGCTT CAATATGGCAAATGCTCTTGCTAATGCTATTTGTGAACTTTGCAAGACTGGCTTTGCCCCTGCCGAGAAAATTGTAAACAGCAATGGAGAGTTGTACCATGAACAGTGCTTTGTATGTGCACAATGCTTCCAACCGTTTCCAGAAGGGCTATTTTATGAG TTTGAGGACAGAAAATACTGTGAGCATGATTTCCAGATGCTGTTTGCGCCTTGCTGTAATAAGTGTG GGGAGTTCATTACTGGCCGTGTCATTAAGGCCATGAACAGTAGCTGGCATCCAGACTGTTTCTGCTGTGATATCTGCCTGGCTGTGCTCGCTAATGTTGGCTTTGCAAAGCATGCCGGCAG ACCTCTGTGTCGCCCATGCCACAACCGTGAGAAAGCCAGTGAACTTGGCAGATATATTTGCCAGAAGTGTTACACCATCATTGATGAACGACCTCTTATCTTCAAGAATGACCCCTACCACCCTGACCACTTTGGCTGCACCAAATGTGG TAAAGAGCTGACTGCTGATGCAAGAGAGCTAAAACATGAGCTTTACTGCTTGCCGTGCCATGATAAGATGGGTGTGCCAATCTGTGGAGCCTGCAGGAGACCCATAGAAGGCAGGGTGGTCAATGCTCTGGACAAGCAATGGCATGTTGAG cattTTGTGTGTTCTAAGTGTGAAAAACCATTTCTGGGCCACCGGCATTATGAGCGCAGAGGTTTGGCTTACTGTGAGACACACTACAATCAG CTCTTCGGGGATGTCTGTCACCACTGCAACCGAGTCATTGAGGGAGAAG TCATTTCAGCACTGAATAAAGCCTGGTGCATCACCTGTTTTTGCTGCTCCACCTGCAGTAGCAAGCTGACCCTAAA GGATAAATTTGTGGAGATTGATCTGAAGCCTGTTTGTAAACAGTGCTATGAAAAAATGCCAGAAGATCTGAAACGTCGTTTAACGAAGCAGGAACATGACTCCAAGGACCGAAAAAAGAGGACTGGTATCTGTTTGTGA